Proteins from a genomic interval of Verrucomicrobiia bacterium:
- a CDS encoding LamG domain-containing protein: protein MLKHFNSMGGPIAGLLLASMPGAASAGTRADFFAYYTHVRSGDPFERYSRTGDETDIVVHIGAADGKLVFWRGASYLPYWETAQGRWPLEEIVPRHGDGTATMPDRVNLFSHAEIIESSRSTATVHWRYLSSFTAGNPRGGLDPKNFTDEVFTIHSDGKVTRVVKQGTKTIDEWNDPLNQTTQVLQLNVNGITQMSRKNARRSAPPARVKGNPEKGPPVVAPVAGFRFDEGQGNLSRELVSGLSLSIPGDKTLWKRGVSGTALEFDGYHTEVVLPAEQAPKLAGGDLTLEGWIALGAYPWNWAPIVQQGDDDGFFLGVDAHGYPGFKVKVGGVWQQLTVPNHPPYEAANHLALFRWYHIAGTYSRADGMMRLYIDGEQVASKSAGVGGVQTVNASVRVGKAGIPRMPTEALHDTFASEFGLDALLDEVRLYDVALSSDQLAASHRNFNPGQAVVSSPDMQRRVLPNPSTGGQFKGVYTHLPYYETWDNLWRFGEYPDVVVGFDQLPTKFVFWRGVSYVPMVVNEENQWFNNEFNETGGTARAPGDCEPMSDKGCWNSHVRILENTPARVVVHWRCWLSNPDHHWANYDERTGWGDISDWYYYIYPDGVAVKRMRLYTDTPESWHEWDEQIVVLGEGQHPESVLEKSPVMTLVDAAGKAHDYDWNPEPPSPAYGGSIIQQIHYTGKYDPFTIQRFTGGDTYRGERTWYSVFPSWNHWPTSQINSSGRNASFPDRAAHCSVSHLFWPVSRRQEGDVPSLEKTLMEGMTDQSAVALVPLAKSWLQAPALETASDCVSTGYDQSQRAYVLSATGPSPVFRIMASPEHPVLNPCFVFRNWNATELGRLEIEGQAQAVGSKCRQGIVRDPNGRPVLVVWLEYQTTSPVTFTLHGASPDPAVNVRRPVSWALAPQAGTNCFSAVMTAAELGQVGVEYFFQCTEGSGHSSGWQRASSYQDSDLAPNQEVAYRVKARGLYFNETDWSPVQRLTTPPVPAPVIWSMNEGTGTTLTDNSGRHQGLIRGAAEWGQGVEAMALHLDGKTHVEIRGAEDLHANGAFTWAAWIRTTKGGPILARAGGGSKWARGGKVLFVNQGRLQFDAGWVGATAAPVPVADGQWHHVAVTVSTVAAGDNVACFVDGRLACKSRLAVGQFDEGGLPVRIGYCNKDFPPGSASFSGDIDDLRWFSYALRPEGIREIYEAAHHNVARLSQPNEN, encoded by the coding sequence ATGCTGAAGCACTTCAACAGCATGGGCGGGCCGATCGCAGGACTGCTGCTGGCCAGTATGCCAGGCGCGGCTTCCGCTGGAACGCGCGCCGACTTTTTCGCCTATTACACGCACGTGCGTTCGGGCGATCCCTTTGAGCGTTACTCCCGAACGGGCGACGAGACCGACATTGTTGTTCACATCGGCGCTGCGGATGGGAAGCTGGTTTTCTGGCGCGGGGCGAGTTATCTGCCGTATTGGGAGACCGCACAGGGGAGGTGGCCGCTCGAGGAAATCGTCCCCCGGCACGGCGACGGGACCGCTACCATGCCTGACCGGGTCAACCTTTTCTCTCACGCCGAGATTATTGAATCCAGCCGCTCAACAGCGACCGTTCACTGGCGTTACTTGTCGAGTTTCACGGCCGGAAATCCCCGTGGGGGATTGGACCCGAAGAATTTCACGGACGAGGTGTTTACAATCCACTCCGATGGCAAGGTGACAAGGGTGGTCAAACAGGGAACCAAGACCATCGATGAATGGAATGATCCATTGAATCAGACCACGCAGGTGTTGCAGTTGAACGTAAATGGAATCACCCAGATGAGCCGCAAGAATGCCAGGCGTTCAGCGCCGCCCGCCCGGGTGAAGGGCAATCCAGAGAAAGGGCCGCCGGTGGTGGCTCCGGTCGCCGGGTTCAGGTTTGACGAGGGGCAGGGCAACCTGAGCAGGGAACTCGTTTCCGGCTTGAGCCTGTCGATTCCCGGTGACAAGACGCTTTGGAAGCGAGGTGTTTCGGGCACGGCCCTCGAATTTGACGGCTACCACACCGAAGTGGTCCTGCCGGCGGAGCAGGCGCCGAAACTGGCAGGCGGCGATTTGACGCTTGAGGGCTGGATCGCGCTGGGTGCTTATCCGTGGAATTGGGCGCCCATTGTGCAACAGGGAGATGACGACGGTTTCTTTCTCGGCGTGGATGCCCATGGTTACCCCGGCTTTAAGGTCAAGGTCGGCGGCGTCTGGCAGCAACTCACGGTTCCCAATCACCCGCCGTATGAGGCTGCCAACCACCTGGCGCTCTTCCGTTGGTATCACATTGCTGGCACCTACAGCAGAGCCGACGGCATGATGCGCCTTTATATCGACGGCGAGCAGGTGGCCAGCAAATCCGCCGGTGTGGGTGGGGTTCAGACCGTCAACGCCAGCGTGCGCGTTGGCAAGGCGGGGATTCCCAGAATGCCGACTGAGGCGCTGCATGACACCTTTGCGAGTGAGTTCGGGTTGGATGCCCTGCTTGACGAGGTGCGACTCTATGACGTGGCCTTGAGTTCGGACCAACTCGCCGCAAGCCACCGGAACTTCAATCCCGGCCAGGCGGTTGTCTCTTCACCCGACATGCAAAGGCGTGTGTTGCCCAACCCGAGCACCGGCGGGCAGTTCAAGGGGGTCTACACCCACCTCCCTTACTACGAAACCTGGGACAACTTGTGGCGGTTTGGCGAGTATCCCGACGTCGTGGTGGGCTTCGACCAACTGCCAACCAAGTTTGTCTTCTGGCGCGGGGTGAGCTACGTGCCGATGGTCGTCAATGAGGAGAATCAGTGGTTCAACAACGAGTTCAACGAAACCGGCGGCACGGCCAGGGCGCCGGGGGATTGCGAGCCCATGTCGGACAAAGGCTGTTGGAACTCCCATGTCCGCATCCTCGAGAACACGCCGGCGCGCGTGGTCGTCCACTGGCGCTGCTGGTTGTCCAATCCCGACCATCACTGGGCCAATTATGATGAGCGGACCGGCTGGGGCGACATTTCCGACTGGTATTACTACATCTATCCGGATGGCGTCGCCGTGAAGCGAATGCGTCTCTACACGGACACGCCCGAGTCGTGGCACGAGTGGGATGAACAGATCGTCGTTCTCGGCGAAGGACAGCATCCGGAGAGCGTGCTGGAAAAATCGCCCGTCATGACCTTGGTGGATGCGGCCGGGAAGGCTCACGATTACGATTGGAATCCCGAGCCGCCATCGCCGGCCTACGGCGGGAGCATCATTCAGCAAATCCACTATACCGGCAAATACGACCCGTTCACCATCCAGCGGTTCACCGGCGGTGATACCTACCGGGGCGAGCGCACCTGGTATTCGGTCTTCCCTTCCTGGAATCACTGGCCGACCTCGCAGATCAATTCTTCCGGGCGCAACGCCTCTTTCCCCGACCGGGCCGCGCATTGTTCGGTCTCCCATCTCTTCTGGCCCGTCAGCCGGCGCCAGGAGGGTGATGTGCCCTCATTGGAAAAGACCCTGATGGAAGGCATGACCGACCAAAGTGCCGTCGCGCTTGTCCCACTGGCCAAGTCATGGCTGCAGGCGCCCGCGCTGGAAACCGCCTCGGACTGCGTCAGCACGGGCTATGACCAAAGCCAGCGGGCGTATGTCCTTTCAGCCACCGGACCCTCGCCCGTCTTCCGGATAATGGCCTCACCCGAACATCCGGTTCTCAATCCATGTTTCGTGTTTCGAAACTGGAATGCCACCGAATTGGGTCGGTTGGAAATCGAGGGTCAGGCTCAGGCCGTTGGCAGCAAATGCCGCCAAGGCATCGTGCGCGACCCGAATGGCAGGCCAGTGCTGGTCGTGTGGCTGGAATATCAAACCACCTCGCCGGTCACGTTCACACTGCACGGCGCCAGTCCGGACCCGGCCGTGAACGTTCGCCGGCCGGTTTCCTGGGCACTGGCACCCCAAGCTGGCACAAACTGTTTTTCGGCCGTGATGACGGCTGCCGAGTTGGGCCAAGTCGGCGTTGAATACTTCTTCCAATGCACGGAAGGCTCCGGCCATAGCAGCGGCTGGCAGCGTGCGTCATCCTACCAAGACTCAGACCTGGCGCCCAATCAGGAGGTTGCCTACCGTGTGAAGGCTCGTGGCCTCTACTTCAACGAAACAGACTGGTCGCCGGTGCAACGGTTAACCACGCCCCCCGTGCCCGCCCCGGTGATCTGGAGCATGAACGAGGGAACAGGCACCACGCTCACGGATAATTCCGGCCGGCATCAGGGTTTGATTCGCGGCGCAGCAGAATGGGGGCAGGGCGTGGAAGCAATGGCCCTTCACTTGGATGGAAAAACCCATGTGGAGATTCGCGGTGCGGAGGATTTGCATGCGAACGGTGCCTTCACCTGGGCCGCTTGGATCCGCACAACGAAAGGCGGGCCGATTCTGGCGCGGGCCGGCGGAGGATCCAAATGGGCACGGGGCGGCAAGGTGCTGTTTGTAAACCAGGGCCGCCTGCAATTCGACGCGGGTTGGGTGGGCGCCACGGCGGCCCCGGTGCCTGTCGCGGATGGCCAATGGCATCATGTGGCGGTGACCGTATCAACCGTTGCTGCCGGGGATAACGTGGCTTGTTTCGTGGATGGACGTCTTGCCTGCAAGAGTCGCCTGGCAGTGGGGCAATTTGACGAAGGCGGATTGCCGGTTCGCATCGGCTATTGCAACAAAGACTTCCCGCCCGGATCGGCCAGCTTCTCCGGGGATATTGATGACTTGCGATGGTTCAGCTACGCGCTGCGGCCGGAAGGTATTCGAGAGATCTACGAGGCGGCGCATCACAATGTGGCCCGGTTGAGTCAACCCAATGAGAATTGA
- a CDS encoding sialate O-acetylesterase, with protein sequence MVLQRDKPVAVFGTADPGEKVSVVFGSETISTKADARGNWRVLLPAMPANTRGQTLTVKGSNIITVQDVLVGDVWLCSGQSNMDMGLAACNRPEDIAAANFSGIRSFRVPLTAAGEPLKGLKGDPKWIVCSPRSAGGFSAAAFYFARSIYQTNDASIPIGLIVSAVGGTAIDLWLSPEGLIDVPALRPLLDQPVLPDGPFHLANGMIAPLAPYGIKGAIWYQGENAERTVQSPDSYFLKMKAMVQGWKQLFGMDDFPFYYVMIANYGELLPTNSPVLHSGGWDADTRLQQVEAMALPHAGCASAMDIGVSKVGWPGYHPENKQDVGERLALWALKNDYGHPDLVASGPVLKDVSVAGNTVVCFFDHIGSGLMVGHKTWYKPTEEVVGGTLKRFVIAGADGKWFPAIATIKDNQVLLSSPSVAQPRKVAYACWQNPEGCNLYNREGLPAAPFYVEDVTTHHRIIAKAGGGGEIRPSGARQLLERMTALYMIEPKPGYFIEDVKVDGASVGSVPNFTFDPVYGDHTIEATFARKAPTYQITTVANEGGSVRPSGSVAVPQGGAQAFSIMPKRGMSTRSVTVDGVALGPREDFALNDVRRNHTLGASFACKISAEAGYGGGISPCGEVMAEYNGTQTFRIVPIPGYSIANVRVDEKDLGARNAYTFAKIASSHSISVQFKSDSVSTGKIPRTGDLLVAARANSLPAAGGTGVWPTLFPEGGTLTPISTPRTVTIADRKFSRNQYLDGDGFNFESYSKPIPCNGASIVVVARPMRSGAASGWFSIVDVFYDRLVLGIRNDTGRICVRRNGSVDVSEVAIPDGQTTLLSLIVQPDGSYKVFANGVEVMANSATSPMTLLVPGVAGSYATSITVGRNAPDAWTTFNGDIGDVFVYKTALLDDERQHLEAFIANSLVSEKEGKQ encoded by the coding sequence ATGGTGCTGCAACGCGACAAGCCCGTGGCAGTCTTCGGCACCGCAGATCCGGGCGAAAAAGTCAGCGTTGTCTTTGGCTCCGAAACGATTTCGACGAAGGCCGATGCGCGAGGGAACTGGCGGGTGTTGCTTCCGGCCATGCCTGCCAACACCCGGGGGCAAACCTTGACGGTCAAGGGTTCCAACATAATCACCGTGCAGGATGTTTTGGTTGGAGATGTGTGGTTGTGCAGCGGTCAATCAAACATGGACATGGGGCTGGCCGCCTGCAATCGCCCCGAGGATATCGCTGCTGCCAATTTTTCTGGAATCCGTTCGTTCCGGGTGCCCCTTACGGCAGCAGGTGAACCACTGAAGGGGCTAAAAGGCGATCCCAAGTGGATTGTATGCAGTCCTCGCAGTGCGGGCGGCTTTTCTGCGGCTGCCTTCTATTTCGCCCGAAGTATCTATCAGACCAACGACGCTTCTATACCGATTGGATTGATCGTGTCTGCGGTTGGCGGAACCGCCATTGATCTGTGGCTTTCCCCGGAAGGATTGATAGACGTCCCCGCACTCAGGCCGCTTCTGGACCAGCCGGTTTTGCCCGATGGTCCGTTCCATCTGGCCAACGGCATGATCGCTCCGCTGGCTCCTTATGGCATCAAGGGGGCGATATGGTATCAGGGCGAAAACGCCGAAAGAACCGTTCAGTCGCCCGACAGTTATTTTCTGAAAATGAAGGCGATGGTGCAGGGCTGGAAACAGCTCTTCGGAATGGACGACTTTCCGTTTTACTATGTGATGATTGCGAATTATGGCGAGCTGTTGCCGACCAACAGTCCGGTGCTCCACTCCGGGGGGTGGGATGCAGATACGCGATTGCAGCAGGTCGAAGCCATGGCGCTGCCGCACGCCGGTTGCGCATCGGCCATGGATATCGGGGTGTCCAAGGTGGGCTGGCCGGGCTATCACCCCGAGAATAAACAGGACGTCGGCGAACGCCTGGCGCTTTGGGCGCTGAAGAACGATTACGGTCATCCGGACCTTGTCGCCAGCGGGCCCGTGCTGAAGGACGTCTCGGTTGCGGGCAACACCGTGGTTTGTTTCTTTGATCACATTGGGAGCGGGCTGATGGTCGGCCACAAAACCTGGTATAAGCCGACAGAAGAAGTCGTCGGAGGCACGTTGAAGCGTTTTGTCATTGCGGGTGCTGACGGCAAATGGTTCCCGGCCATTGCGACGATCAAAGATAACCAGGTGCTGCTCTCCTCACCTTCGGTTGCTCAACCGCGCAAGGTGGCCTACGCCTGCTGGCAGAATCCGGAAGGCTGCAACCTTTACAACCGGGAAGGGCTGCCCGCCGCGCCATTTTATGTGGAAGATGTGACGACCCACCACCGCATCATTGCGAAGGCGGGAGGAGGCGGAGAGATTCGCCCGTCTGGCGCAAGGCAACTGTTGGAGCGAATGACCGCTCTCTACATGATTGAACCGAAGCCGGGTTATTTCATCGAGGACGTGAAGGTGGACGGCGCGTCCGTTGGGTCAGTGCCGAACTTCACCTTTGACCCCGTTTACGGCGATCACACCATCGAAGCGACCTTTGCCCGGAAGGCGCCGACCTACCAGATCACGACGGTGGCGAACGAGGGCGGATCGGTGCGGCCGTCGGGGTCGGTAGCCGTGCCCCAGGGTGGCGCGCAGGCGTTTAGCATCATGCCGAAACGCGGCATGAGCACGAGGTCGGTGACGGTGGATGGAGTTGCGCTGGGGCCGCGCGAGGACTTCGCGCTCAATGATGTTCGCCGAAATCATACCCTCGGCGCATCCTTTGCCTGCAAGATTTCTGCGGAGGCGGGTTACGGTGGCGGCATCTCACCATGCGGAGAGGTGATGGCCGAATACAACGGGACGCAGACCTTCCGCATTGTTCCCATACCCGGCTACTCCATCGCGAACGTCCGGGTCGATGAAAAGGATCTTGGGGCGAGAAATGCCTACACCTTTGCCAAAATTGCTTCGTCCCATTCCATCTCTGTGCAGTTCAAAAGCGACTCCGTTTCCACGGGGAAGATTCCAAGGACCGGTGATTTGCTTGTGGCCGCGCGGGCGAATTCGCTTCCGGCAGCCGGCGGCACAGGCGTCTGGCCCACGCTCTTTCCCGAGGGCGGCACACTTACGCCCATCTCCACGCCCCGGACGGTCACGATCGCTGACAGAAAATTCAGCCGGAATCAGTATCTCGATGGAGACGGATTCAATTTCGAATCCTATTCCAAGCCGATACCATGCAATGGAGCGAGCATCGTGGTCGTCGCGCGACCGATGCGGAGTGGGGCGGCCTCGGGATGGTTCTCCATTGTGGACGTTTTTTATGACCGCCTGGTGCTTGGGATTCGCAACGATACGGGCCGGATCTGCGTGCGCCGCAATGGTTCCGTGGATGTGAGCGAAGTCGCCATTCCGGACGGACAAACCACCCTGCTAAGCCTCATCGTGCAGCCGGACGGAAGTTACAAAGTCTTTGCGAATGGCGTCGAAGTGATGGCGAATTCCGCCACCAGCCCCATGACCTTGCTGGTGCCAGGCGTCGCGGGATCCTATGCCACCAGCATCACGGTGGGCCGTAACGCGCCCGATGCCTGGACGACGTTCAACGGAGACATCGGCGATGTGTTTGTTTACAAAACGGCCTTGCTTGACGATGAGCGTCAACACCTGGAGGCATTCATCGCGAACTCATTGGTGAGTGAAAAGGAGGGCAAGCAATAG
- a CDS encoding metallophosphoesterase — MVPLLAASLMLAFVAPVTGAATSAATRDYTFFVLSDVHVGAHKDKDKTALTPDQMVVSARARREAMRSLVGLPYPERPALDEVQLGVVAPPRGLFVLGDLTDGDKELSVRQEQWAGFDQVFPALGLQFGHNKVPVFACTGNHDGAPDGPARTGLVGRNRQLAEAGQLDAISTNGVHFALNWNGVHFVSLGLCPADTTDAETPFKFGPAGPGSWNDPQGALSFLRDYLVKHVGASGEPVVLMHHYGFDGFSLNDWNWWTLKQRRALYELLKDYNVVAILHGHDHHTAHYQWPDPQRHAADLAYFYEGKVPDHPRRYDVFSCGSVCWVMRIHGDQFIAAHFDESGWSKDPADFFVKSIKPGGRLSKE; from the coding sequence ATGGTTCCGTTGCTGGCGGCGAGTTTGATGCTGGCTTTTGTCGCTCCCGTGACCGGGGCGGCAACCTCAGCGGCGACGCGAGACTACACCTTCTTTGTGCTTTCGGACGTTCACGTGGGCGCGCACAAGGACAAGGACAAGACGGCACTCACGCCGGATCAAATGGTGGTCAGTGCCCGGGCCCGGCGGGAGGCGATGCGGAGTTTGGTGGGGTTGCCCTATCCCGAACGGCCGGCGCTGGACGAGGTGCAATTGGGTGTGGTGGCCCCGCCGCGCGGCTTGTTCGTGCTCGGCGATTTGACCGATGGCGACAAGGAACTGTCCGTGCGGCAAGAGCAATGGGCCGGCTTCGACCAGGTGTTTCCGGCGCTCGGGCTTCAGTTTGGTCATAACAAGGTGCCCGTGTTCGCGTGCACCGGAAATCACGACGGCGCGCCGGATGGCCCGGCGCGAACCGGGCTCGTCGGGCGCAATCGTCAACTCGCCGAAGCCGGTCAACTGGATGCCATTTCAACCAACGGCGTCCACTTCGCGCTGAACTGGAACGGCGTGCATTTCGTCAGCCTGGGGTTGTGCCCCGCTGACACGACTGACGCGGAAACGCCCTTCAAGTTTGGACCGGCCGGGCCGGGAAGCTGGAATGACCCGCAGGGCGCGCTGTCGTTTCTGCGGGATTATTTGGTTAAACACGTTGGCGCTTCGGGCGAGCCGGTGGTGCTGATGCACCACTACGGATTCGACGGTTTCTCCCTCAATGACTGGAACTGGTGGACCCTGAAGCAGCGGCGCGCCCTTTACGAACTGCTCAAGGACTACAACGTGGTGGCGATTCTGCACGGGCACGACCATCACACGGCCCACTACCAATGGCCCGATCCGCAGCGGCATGCGGCAGATCTGGCGTATTTTTACGAGGGCAAGGTGCCGGACCATCCGCGCCGCTATGATGTTTTCTCGTGCGGCAGCGTGTGCTGGGTCATGCGCATTCACGGCGACCAGTTCATTGCCGCGCATTTCGATGAGTCTGGCTGGAGCAAGGACCCGGCTGACTTTTTTGTGAAATCAATCAAACCCGGCGGCCGGTTGTCGAAGGAGTGA
- a CDS encoding discoidin domain-containing protein, with product MKIRLAPFVRRSSGMLLAAAGVLTAPAAVLDKQAQLEAQTFWDNRDWDWYKANIPFFECPDADINTTYYYRWELVTKHLIYGSPASGYSFTEFRNRPFWSGAYGGISCGAGHHLYEARWLRDAQYAHDYLNYWLNVPGAQPRNYSTWLADSAWAVYEVKQDKGFATRLLPGLVKHFNLLEQRHYVPEMGMFWQIGHDDGMEFNIASRQTSDILRGAPSYRPSFNSYMWADERAIAKLSALAGDAAQAEVFNAKAAKLKERIEASLWDPKRDFFLIRFKNNEENIKDFPGKPIKAGTLIYEDGPFAGSPEGRELIGYVPWQFNLPDPGYEAAWKFLMDTNYFLAPFGPSFVGRHDPLFLVNASCCWWSGQSWPYATTQTLKALANLLQNYQQHVISRADYYRLLRIYSLTQRKNGKPYIAEAANPDTGSWEGYDMYDRSEDYFHSGYNDLIITGLVGVKPRADDVLEIQPLAPEDWPWFALDDLNYHGHNVSVIWDRDGKRYGRGKGLTVFVDGKKAATSSKLARVTAKLPAAKRPSAEPKEVNYLVSNDGDYFPQVTASFTAEGTSLSKINDGSYWYSIHPPNRWTAEGSPSGTDWVEVDLGVKRPLDMVKLYLLDDGKGIVAPMRYDLEYWAGQEWSAVPGQTRVPEQPSGHRANVVSFPTLDAQKLRIRFANGRDGKTGLTELEAWGPLRGEYHIAPPPAGNLALNLRGEGFPKATASFHDVFGGLPVRANDGKTVYTSTPVNRWTSYGSTNATDWLEVDFGEPKEIGRIELCIYDDHGGVQPPESYTVQSWSGSEWQDVPDQVKTPVKPLGSAVNTVTFSKVTTSKFRVVFTHHGQARSGVTEILAWKE from the coding sequence ATGAAAATACGTTTGGCCCCTTTTGTTCGCCGGTCGTCAGGCATGTTGCTGGCTGCCGCCGGAGTCTTAACGGCTCCCGCAGCCGTTCTGGACAAGCAGGCCCAACTCGAAGCCCAAACCTTCTGGGACAACCGGGATTGGGACTGGTATAAGGCGAACATCCCGTTCTTCGAATGCCCGGATGCGGACATCAACACCACCTACTATTATCGCTGGGAACTGGTGACCAAGCACCTCATTTACGGTTCGCCGGCCAGCGGGTATTCCTTCACCGAATTCCGGAACCGGCCTTTCTGGTCGGGCGCGTATGGCGGGATCAGTTGCGGTGCGGGGCATCATTTGTATGAAGCGCGCTGGCTGCGTGATGCGCAATATGCCCATGACTATCTGAACTACTGGCTGAATGTGCCCGGAGCCCAGCCGCGCAACTACAGCACCTGGCTGGCGGATTCCGCGTGGGCGGTTTACGAGGTGAAGCAGGACAAGGGGTTTGCCACCCGCCTGCTGCCGGGCCTGGTCAAGCACTTCAATCTGCTCGAACAGCGACATTACGTGCCGGAGATGGGGATGTTCTGGCAGATCGGCCACGACGACGGCATGGAGTTCAACATTGCCAGCCGGCAGACGAGCGACATCCTGCGCGGCGCGCCGAGCTATCGGCCTTCCTTCAACAGCTACATGTGGGCGGATGAGCGGGCGATTGCCAAACTCTCCGCCCTGGCCGGCGATGCGGCGCAGGCCGAGGTCTTCAATGCCAAGGCGGCGAAGTTGAAGGAGCGGATTGAAGCGTCCCTGTGGGATCCCAAGCGCGATTTCTTCCTGATTCGTTTCAAGAACAATGAGGAGAACATCAAGGATTTTCCCGGCAAACCCATCAAGGCGGGAACCTTGATTTACGAGGACGGCCCGTTTGCCGGCAGTCCGGAGGGGCGCGAGTTGATCGGCTATGTGCCCTGGCAATTCAACCTGCCTGATCCCGGCTACGAAGCGGCGTGGAAATTCCTCATGGACACGAACTATTTTCTCGCGCCGTTCGGTCCGAGCTTTGTGGGGCGGCACGATCCGTTGTTTCTCGTCAACGCCTCCTGTTGCTGGTGGAGCGGGCAGTCCTGGCCCTACGCCACCACGCAGACGCTGAAAGCCCTGGCCAACCTGCTGCAAAATTACCAGCAGCACGTCATCAGTCGCGCCGATTACTACCGGCTGCTCCGCATCTATTCCCTGACCCAGCGTAAGAACGGCAAGCCCTACATCGCCGAGGCGGCCAATCCTGACACCGGTTCATGGGAGGGTTACGACATGTATGACCGCAGCGAGGATTATTTCCACAGCGGTTACAACGATCTCATCATCACCGGGCTCGTGGGGGTGAAGCCGCGCGCCGATGACGTCCTGGAAATCCAGCCGCTGGCGCCCGAAGACTGGCCGTGGTTTGCGCTGGATGATTTGAATTATCACGGCCACAACGTCAGCGTCATTTGGGACCGGGACGGCAAACGCTACGGACGCGGCAAGGGTTTGACGGTGTTTGTGGACGGGAAAAAAGCCGCTACGTCCAGCAAGCTGGCGCGGGTCACGGCCAAACTTCCCGCCGCCAAACGGCCGTCGGCGGAACCGAAGGAGGTTAATTACCTGGTCAGCAACGACGGGGATTATTTTCCGCAAGTGACCGCTTCATTTACCGCCGAGGGCACGTCGCTCTCCAAAATAAATGACGGGAGCTACTGGTATTCCATCCATCCGCCGAACCGGTGGACCGCGGAAGGATCGCCAAGCGGAACGGATTGGGTGGAAGTGGATCTTGGCGTCAAGCGTCCGCTCGACATGGTGAAGCTCTACCTGCTCGACGACGGCAAAGGGATCGTGGCGCCGATGCGCTATGATCTGGAATATTGGGCCGGCCAGGAGTGGTCGGCGGTGCCGGGGCAGACCCGCGTCCCCGAGCAGCCCTCCGGACATCGGGCCAACGTCGTCAGCTTCCCAACGCTCGATGCGCAGAAGCTTCGCATCCGGTTTGCCAACGGCCGGGACGGCAAGACCGGGTTGACGGAATTGGAGGCGTGGGGCCCGCTGCGTGGCGAGTATCACATTGCGCCGCCGCCCGCCGGGAACCTGGCATTGAACCTGCGCGGCGAAGGCTTTCCCAAAGCAACCGCTTCGTTTCATGACGTTTTTGGCGGCCTCCCCGTCCGGGCCAACGACGGCAAAACCGTCTATACCTCCACGCCGGTGAATCGCTGGACTTCCTACGGTTCGACGAACGCAACCGACTGGCTGGAGGTTGATTTTGGTGAGCCGAAGGAGATCGGCCGCATCGAGCTCTGCATTTATGACGATCATGGAGGGGTTCAACCACCCGAATCCTACACGGTTCAATCATGGAGCGGATCCGAATGGCAGGACGTGCCAGACCAGGTCAAGACGCCGGTCAAACCCCTGGGTAGCGCGGTCAATACGGTCACCTTTTCCAAGGTGACCACCAGCAAGTTTCGTGTGGTTTTCACTCATCACGGACAGGCGCGCAGCGGCGTCACGGAAATCCTGGCTTGGAAAGAATAG